A stretch of the Luteimonas sp. JM171 genome encodes the following:
- a CDS encoding class I SAM-dependent methyltransferase translates to MRPALLTALLPLALAACAQPADEPTPPAATPESTQPAAAPAQESANAGAAFESVLAGDWRTPEFTERDRYRNPGQTLAFFGLQPNHTVVEITPGGGWYAEILAPYVRDEGRYVAAVVDPEALPEDRRGYPSRSLASLQALFQANPARFDRAEVVRYDPAAPSFGEPGSADMVLTFRNVHNWLGSGQAEGMFAGFFEVLRPGGVLGVVDHRAADGMAEYDDSGYVGQDRMIALAEAAGFQFDASSEVNANPRDTKDHPNGVWTLPPTNNHEDADAERYAEIGESDRMTLRFVKPE, encoded by the coding sequence ATGCGTCCTGCCCTGCTGACCGCCCTGCTTCCCCTTGCCCTGGCCGCCTGTGCGCAGCCGGCCGACGAGCCCACGCCGCCGGCGGCCACCCCCGAATCCACGCAGCCTGCCGCCGCGCCGGCGCAGGAATCCGCAAACGCGGGCGCCGCGTTCGAAAGCGTCCTGGCGGGGGACTGGCGAACGCCGGAATTCACCGAGCGCGACCGCTACCGCAATCCCGGCCAGACCCTGGCCTTCTTCGGCCTGCAGCCCAATCACACGGTGGTGGAAATCACCCCCGGGGGCGGCTGGTATGCGGAAATCCTGGCGCCATACGTGCGCGATGAAGGCCGCTACGTTGCCGCCGTGGTGGACCCGGAGGCGCTGCCCGAAGACCGCCGCGGCTATCCCAGCCGCAGCCTCGCTTCGCTCCAGGCCCTGTTCCAGGCCAATCCCGCCCGGTTCGACCGCGCCGAAGTGGTGCGCTACGACCCGGCCGCGCCGAGCTTCGGCGAGCCGGGCAGCGCCGACATGGTGCTGACCTTCCGCAACGTGCACAACTGGCTGGGCAGCGGCCAGGCCGAAGGCATGTTCGCCGGCTTCTTCGAAGTGCTCAGGCCCGGCGGCGTGCTGGGCGTGGTGGACCACCGCGCCGCCGACGGCATGGCCGAATACGACGACAGCGGCTATGTTGGCCAGGACCGCATGATCGCCCTGGCCGAGGCCGCCGGCTTCCAGTTCGACGCCAGCAGCGAGGTCAACGCCAACCCGCGGGACACCAAGGACCACCCGAATGGCGTCTGGACGCTGCCGCCCACGAACAATCACGAAGACGCCGACGCGGAGCGCTACGCCGAAATCGGTGAAAGCGACCGCATGACCCTGCGGTTCGTAAAGCCGGAATAG
- the egtD gene encoding L-histidine N(alpha)-methyltransferase codes for MNLSTPATPVADLVDLQPSRERIAADVVAGLSAVPRRLPSKYFYDARGSELFERITHQPEYYLTGVEIALMEARMADIARAVGPALHVVEYGSGSGRKTGILLAGLDDVVAYTPIEISRDALLHSVERLEARFGGVEMLPVCADFTRPVQLPAPGREARRRLAFFPGSTLGNFERDEAVGLLRAMRDTVGTDGQALIGIDLDKDPEVIEAAYNDAAGVTAEFTLNLLARLNREIGSDFDLGQFRHRARYSQERRRIETFLVSQCAQRVHVGGQAFDFVAGEAMLVETSHKYTDADFAAMAGEAGWQVAQAWNDPKDWFGLRLLRSAS; via the coding sequence ATGAACCTCTCCACGCCCGCCACGCCGGTCGCCGACCTGGTCGACCTGCAGCCCAGCCGTGAGCGCATCGCCGCCGACGTCGTTGCCGGGCTGTCGGCCGTCCCGCGCCGGCTGCCGTCCAAGTATTTCTACGATGCCCGCGGCTCGGAGCTGTTCGAGCGCATCACCCACCAGCCCGAGTACTACCTCACCGGCGTGGAGATCGCGCTGATGGAGGCGCGCATGGCGGACATCGCCCGCGCGGTGGGGCCGGCGCTGCACGTGGTGGAGTACGGCAGCGGCAGCGGGCGGAAGACCGGGATCCTGCTGGCGGGCCTTGATGACGTGGTGGCCTACACGCCCATCGAGATCTCGCGCGACGCGCTGCTGCACAGCGTGGAGCGGCTGGAGGCGCGTTTTGGCGGCGTCGAGATGCTGCCGGTGTGCGCCGACTTCACCCGCCCGGTCCAATTGCCGGCCCCGGGGCGCGAGGCGCGCAGGCGGCTGGCGTTCTTCCCCGGTTCGACCCTGGGCAATTTCGAGCGCGACGAGGCGGTGGGCCTGCTGCGGGCCATGCGCGACACCGTGGGCACGGACGGGCAGGCCCTGATCGGCATCGACCTGGATAAGGATCCGGAGGTGATCGAGGCCGCGTACAACGACGCGGCGGGCGTCACCGCCGAGTTCACCCTCAACCTGCTGGCCCGGCTCAACCGGGAGATCGGCAGCGACTTCGACCTGGGCCAGTTCCGCCATCGCGCGCGCTATTCGCAGGAGCGGCGGCGCATCGAGACCTTCCTGGTCAGCCAGTGCGCGCAGCGGGTGCACGTGGGCGGGCAGGCGTTCGACTTCGTGGCCGGCGAAGCGATGCTGGTGGAGACCAGCCACAAGTACACCGATGCGGATTTCGCCGCAATGGCCGGCGAAGCGGGGTGGCAGGTGGCGCAGGCCTGGAACGATCCGAAGGACTGGTTCGGGCTGCGGCTGCTGCGCAGCGCTAGCTGA
- a CDS encoding MFS transporter — protein MTSDPPTPRRQSPGWFVFGLMASVTFIGLLSELLPSGVLPQMAGELGESDSRIGLLVGGYALASALTAIPLVSATLPMNRKHLLMWLLGGFALSNIAVGLSSSYGFILGARILGGICAGVMWPMIAAYGSRLVPPEQQGRAITVIMAGNTLGISIGLPVMTWLGLALGWRIEFIVLGLLAVLIAALSHFHLPEMPGEARSRGNSPLVLLKHPAILIVMLLTFLSVVAHYSVYTYISLLVERAQLAGGIGGALAIFGVGSVISVLLAARFIDAWLRGLIVAMLALGAISMLLLLAFAQVPGVAHLAFFLWGIAFGPLVTMYQAAVARRVDRGRDVATSLQSSVFNFSIMVASWVGGVMLVRLADLGVRGIVWLALGCFVAAAGVAWRARRALA, from the coding sequence GTGACCTCCGACCCGCCAACCCCGCGCAGGCAGTCCCCGGGCTGGTTCGTCTTCGGGCTGATGGCCAGCGTCACGTTCATCGGCCTGCTTTCGGAGCTGCTGCCTTCCGGCGTGCTGCCGCAGATGGCGGGCGAGCTGGGCGAGTCGGATTCGCGCATCGGCCTGCTGGTGGGCGGCTACGCGCTGGCCTCGGCGCTCACCGCCATCCCGCTGGTCAGCGCCACCCTGCCGATGAACCGCAAGCACCTGCTGATGTGGCTGCTGGGCGGCTTCGCCCTGTCCAACATCGCGGTGGGGCTGTCGTCCTCGTACGGATTCATCCTGGGCGCGCGCATCCTGGGCGGGATCTGCGCCGGGGTGATGTGGCCGATGATCGCCGCCTACGGCTCCCGCCTGGTGCCGCCGGAGCAGCAGGGCCGCGCCATTACCGTGATCATGGCCGGCAACACCCTGGGCATCAGCATCGGCCTGCCGGTCATGACCTGGCTCGGCCTGGCCCTGGGCTGGCGCATCGAGTTCATCGTGCTCGGCCTGCTCGCCGTGCTCATCGCCGCGCTCAGCCATTTCCACCTGCCGGAGATGCCGGGCGAGGCGCGCAGCCGCGGCAACTCGCCGCTGGTGCTGCTCAAGCATCCCGCCATCCTCATCGTGATGCTGCTGACCTTCCTTTCCGTGGTCGCGCATTACTCCGTCTACACCTACATCAGCCTGCTGGTGGAGCGCGCACAGCTTGCCGGCGGCATCGGCGGCGCGCTGGCCATCTTCGGCGTCGGCTCGGTGATCTCGGTGCTGCTGGCCGCGCGCTTCATCGACGCCTGGCTGCGCGGGCTGATCGTGGCCATGCTGGCCCTGGGCGCCATCTCGATGCTGCTGCTGCTCGCCTTCGCGCAGGTGCCCGGCGTCGCGCACCTGGCGTTCTTCCTGTGGGGCATCGCCTTCGGCCCGCTGGTCACCATGTACCAGGCCGCCGTGGCCCGGCGCGTGGACCGCGGCCGCGACGTGGCCACCTCGTTGCAGTCCAGCGTATTCAACTTCTCGATCATGGTCGCCAGCTGGGTGGGAGGAGTGATGCTGGTGCGGCTGGCCGACCTTGGGGTGCGGGGGATCGTGTGGCTGGCGCTGGGCTGTTTCGTGGCGGCTGCGGGCGTGGCGTGGAGGGCGAGGCGGGCGCTCGCCTGA
- a CDS encoding NADP-dependent isocitrate dehydrogenase has protein sequence MSDAPKIIYTLTDEAPFLATQSLLPIVQAFTRPAGVEVETRDISLSGRILAQFADRLGEDQRVADHLAELGELAKTPDANIIKLPNISASEPQLRAAIRELQDKGFDLPDFPAEPSTDEEREVRARYGRVLGSAVNPVLREGNSDRRAPKSVKDYARKNPHRMGKWTADSKSHVAHMADGDFYSSERSATMAKAGELNIEFVGADGQAKALRGPVKVQEGEVVDAARMSRKALAEFMAAQIEDARAQGVLFSLHLKATMMKVSDPIMFGVAVQEFYRPVLDKHADALKEAGFDRNSGIGDLYARLDRMPEDTAAAIRAHIDALYGERPGLAMVNSDKGITNLHVPSDVIVDASMPAMIRDSGRMWNAKGELQDAKAVIPDRSYAGVYQAVIEDCKANGAFDPATMGSVPNVGLMAQKAEEYGSHDKTFQAPGEGTIRVTDQDGNLVFEHQVEAGDIWRMCQTKDAPIRDWVRLAVERARLSQTPAVFWLDPQRAHDAQLIAKVERYLKDHDLAGLDIQVLAPVEATKHALARIREGKDTISVTGNVLRDYLTDLFPILELGTSAKMLSIVPLMAGGGLFETGAGGSAPKHVQQFLQENYLRWDSLGEFLALAASLEHLAQRHGNDKARVLAKALDAATGSFLDNNKSPTRKLGGIDNRGSHFYLAMYWARELATQDQDAELRKTFAPLADALERDEDAIVQELVGVQGGQVDIGGYYRPSLAKTSAAMRPSASFNEALGQLAG, from the coding sequence ATGTCCGACGCCCCCAAGATCATCTACACCCTGACCGACGAAGCCCCATTCCTGGCCACCCAGTCACTGCTCCCGATCGTGCAGGCGTTCACCCGCCCCGCCGGGGTGGAGGTGGAAACCCGCGACATCTCGCTGTCGGGCCGGATCCTGGCGCAGTTCGCGGACAGGCTGGGCGAGGACCAGCGGGTCGCCGACCACCTGGCGGAGCTGGGCGAGCTGGCCAAGACCCCGGACGCCAACATCATCAAGCTGCCCAACATCAGCGCCTCCGAGCCGCAGCTGCGCGCGGCCATCCGCGAATTACAGGACAAGGGCTTCGACCTGCCGGACTTCCCCGCCGAGCCGTCCACCGATGAGGAGCGCGAGGTCCGCGCCCGCTACGGCCGCGTGCTGGGCAGCGCCGTGAACCCGGTGCTGCGCGAGGGCAACTCCGACCGCCGCGCGCCGAAGTCGGTGAAGGACTACGCGCGCAAGAACCCGCACCGCATGGGCAAGTGGACCGCGGATTCCAAGTCGCACGTGGCGCACATGGCCGACGGCGATTTCTACTCCTCCGAGCGTTCGGCGACCATGGCCAAGGCCGGTGAACTCAACATCGAGTTCGTCGGCGCCGACGGCCAGGCCAAGGCGCTGCGCGGACCGGTGAAGGTGCAGGAAGGCGAGGTGGTGGACGCCGCCCGCATGTCGCGCAAGGCGCTGGCGGAATTCATGGCGGCCCAGATCGAGGACGCCAGGGCCCAGGGCGTGCTGTTCTCGCTGCACCTGAAGGCCACGATGATGAAGGTCTCCGACCCGATCATGTTCGGCGTGGCGGTGCAGGAGTTCTACCGCCCGGTGCTGGACAAGCACGCGGACGCGCTGAAGGAGGCCGGCTTTGACCGCAACAGCGGCATCGGCGACCTGTACGCGCGCCTGGACAGGATGCCCGAAGACACTGCCGCCGCGATCCGCGCCCACATCGACGCGCTCTACGGCGAGCGCCCGGGCCTGGCGATGGTGAACTCCGACAAGGGCATCACCAACCTGCACGTGCCCTCGGACGTGATCGTCGACGCCTCGATGCCGGCGATGATCCGCGACTCGGGCAGGATGTGGAACGCGAAGGGCGAGCTGCAGGACGCCAAGGCGGTGATCCCGGACCGCTCCTATGCCGGCGTGTACCAGGCGGTGATCGAGGACTGCAAGGCCAACGGCGCGTTTGATCCGGCCACCATGGGCAGCGTGCCCAACGTGGGCCTGATGGCGCAGAAGGCCGAGGAATACGGCAGCCACGACAAGACCTTCCAGGCCCCGGGCGAGGGCACCATCCGGGTCACCGACCAGGACGGCAACCTGGTGTTCGAGCACCAGGTGGAGGCCGGCGACATCTGGCGCATGTGCCAGACGAAGGACGCGCCGATCCGCGACTGGGTGCGGCTGGCGGTGGAGCGCGCCCGCCTGAGCCAGACCCCGGCCGTGTTCTGGCTCGACCCGCAGCGCGCGCACGACGCGCAGCTGATCGCCAAGGTCGAGCGCTACCTCAAGGACCACGACCTGGCGGGCCTGGACATCCAGGTGCTGGCGCCGGTGGAGGCCACGAAGCACGCGCTGGCGCGCATCCGCGAGGGCAAGGACACCATCTCGGTGACCGGCAACGTGCTGCGCGACTACCTCACCGACCTGTTCCCGATCCTGGAGCTGGGCACCAGCGCCAAGATGCTCTCGATCGTGCCGCTGATGGCCGGCGGCGGACTGTTCGAGACCGGCGCCGGCGGCTCGGCGCCCAAGCACGTGCAGCAGTTCCTGCAGGAGAACTACCTGCGCTGGGATTCGCTGGGCGAGTTCCTGGCCCTGGCCGCCTCGCTCGAGCACCTGGCCCAGCGCCACGGCAATGACAAGGCGCGGGTGCTGGCGAAGGCGCTGGACGCGGCCACCGGCAGCTTCCTGGACAACAACAAGTCGCCCACCCGCAAGCTGGGCGGCATCGACAACCGCGGCAGCCACTTCTACCTGGCGATGTACTGGGCCCGCGAGCTGGCCACGCAGGACCAGGACGCGGAGCTCAGGAAGACCTTCGCACCGCTGGCCGACGCCCTGGAGCGCGACGAGGACGCGATCGTCCAGGAGCTGGTGGGCGTGCAGGGCGGGCAGGTGGACATCGGCGGCTACTACCGCCCCAGCCTGGCCAAGACTAGCGCCGCCATGCGCCCGAGCGCGAGCTTCAACGAGGCGCTCGGCCAGCTCGCCGGCTGA
- the egtB gene encoding ergothioneine biosynthesis protein EgtB: protein MAVISSTHASPPAAVSDPLDTCALAARYFRVRARTVALAAPLSPEDAMVQSMPEASPAKWHLAHTTWFFERFVLGAEPGYRQVDPRWDHLFNSYYESLGPFHARPRRGVLSRPSLEEVLAYRREVDRRVGERLAADALDGPVLRKLLLGTHHEQQHQELLLTDIKHAFWSNPLHPAYCDRAPPAAGPGVPLEWTTVAATRARVGAPRWPRETDAFAYDNESPRHEVLLQPYALASRPVTHGEFRLFIQDGGYRDPRLWLSDGWATVQAERWERPLYWHEDLEQVFTLHGWQPARSDAPACHLSYFEADAFARWAGARLPTEAEWEHVMAHSGAIGSEPALHPQPVAARGDPGPVSGGVWEWTSSAYGPYPGYRPWPGAAGEYNGKFMNAQWVLRGGSCLTPPDHLRPTYRNFFPSPARWQFTGLRLAKDA from the coding sequence ATGGCGGTCATCTCTTCCACGCATGCGTCGCCGCCGGCAGCCGTATCCGATCCGCTCGATACGTGCGCGCTGGCGGCCCGCTATTTCCGGGTGCGCGCGCGCACCGTGGCCCTGGCTGCGCCGCTGTCCCCCGAGGACGCGATGGTGCAGAGCATGCCCGAGGCCAGCCCGGCCAAATGGCACCTGGCGCACACCACCTGGTTCTTCGAGCGCTTCGTGCTGGGCGCGGAGCCCGGTTACCGCCAGGTGGATCCGCGCTGGGACCACCTGTTCAACAGTTATTACGAGTCCCTGGGCCCGTTCCACGCGCGGCCCCGGCGCGGCGTCCTGTCGCGCCCCTCGCTGGAGGAAGTGCTGGCCTACCGGCGCGAGGTGGACCGCAGGGTGGGCGAACGGCTGGCCGCCGACGCGCTGGACGGACCGGTGCTGCGCAAGCTCCTGCTGGGGACCCACCATGAGCAGCAGCACCAGGAGCTGCTGCTGACCGACATCAAGCACGCGTTCTGGAGCAACCCCCTGCACCCGGCCTACTGCGACCGGGCGCCGCCGGCGGCTGGCCCGGGGGTGCCTTTGGAGTGGACGACCGTCGCCGCAACCCGGGCCCGGGTGGGTGCCCCGCGCTGGCCGCGGGAGACGGACGCCTTTGCCTATGACAACGAGTCGCCGCGCCACGAGGTGCTGCTGCAGCCCTATGCGCTGGCCAGCCGGCCGGTAACCCACGGCGAGTTCCGGCTGTTCATCCAGGATGGCGGCTACCGCGATCCCCGCCTGTGGCTGAGCGACGGCTGGGCCACGGTGCAGGCCGAGCGCTGGGAGCGGCCGCTGTACTGGCACGAGGACCTGGAGCAGGTGTTTACCCTGCACGGCTGGCAGCCGGCCCGGTCCGATGCGCCGGCCTGCCATCTGAGCTATTTCGAGGCCGATGCCTTTGCCCGCTGGGCGGGTGCGCGCCTGCCCACCGAGGCGGAGTGGGAGCACGTGATGGCCCATTCGGGGGCCATCGGATCGGAGCCGGCACTGCATCCGCAGCCGGTCGCCGCCCGCGGCGACCCCGGGCCGGTGTCGGGCGGGGTGTGGGAATGGACATCCAGCGCGTACGGCCCTTACCCCGGCTATCGGCCGTGGCCGGGCGCGGCGGGGGAGTACAACGGCAAGTTCATGAACGCCCAGTGGGTTCTGCGCGGCGGCAGCTGCCTGACCCCGCCCGACCACCTGCGCCCCACCTATCGCAACTTCTTCCCGTCGCCGGCGCGCTGGCAGTTCACCGGGCTGCGCCTGGCCAAGGACGCATGA
- a CDS encoding DMT family protein: protein MREVGLTILMLTLSNVFMTFAWYAHLKELSAKPWIVAALASWGVALLEYLFQVPANRIGYTVMSLGQLKILQEVITLGVFVPFAFFYMKEPLKLDYLWAALCILGAVFFIFRGGLGASA from the coding sequence ATGCGCGAAGTCGGCCTGACCATCCTGATGCTCACCCTGAGCAACGTCTTCATGACCTTCGCCTGGTACGCGCACCTGAAGGAGCTGAGCGCCAAGCCGTGGATCGTCGCCGCCCTGGCCAGCTGGGGCGTGGCGCTGCTGGAATACCTGTTCCAGGTCCCGGCCAACCGCATCGGCTACACGGTGATGTCGCTGGGCCAGCTGAAGATCCTGCAGGAGGTGATCACGCTCGGCGTGTTCGTGCCGTTCGCGTTCTTCTACATGAAGGAGCCGCTGAAGCTGGATTACCTGTGGGCGGCCCTGTGCATCCTGGGCGCGGTGTTCTTCATCTTCCGCGGCGGCCTGGGCGCGTCGGCGTGA
- a CDS encoding NAD(P)H-binding protein, whose amino-acid sequence MRLLLLGATGLVGSHVMDHAIADERIDEVIAPVRRALQARPGLVSPQVDFEQLPDDPSCWQADAAICALGTTMEKAGSREAFRRVDHGFVLEAARMAHRHGVRTFVLNSAMGADPGSRFFYSRVKGELERDLQQVGFDSLTLVRPGLIGGERDEFRLGEHVATLVLGALGPVLPRKWRINPAARIAAVMIEAAVAGKPGVASIESGAI is encoded by the coding sequence GTGAGACTGCTGTTGCTCGGGGCGACCGGCCTGGTTGGCAGCCATGTGATGGACCATGCGATCGCCGACGAACGCATCGACGAGGTGATCGCGCCGGTCCGCCGCGCGCTGCAGGCGCGGCCGGGCCTGGTGTCGCCGCAGGTCGACTTCGAGCAGCTTCCGGACGATCCGTCGTGCTGGCAGGCCGACGCCGCCATCTGCGCGCTCGGGACCACCATGGAGAAAGCCGGCTCGCGCGAGGCCTTCCGGCGCGTGGACCACGGCTTCGTCCTGGAGGCCGCACGCATGGCCCATCGCCACGGCGTGCGCACCTTCGTGCTCAACTCGGCCATGGGCGCGGATCCCGGCTCGCGGTTTTTCTACAGCCGGGTCAAGGGCGAGCTGGAGCGCGACCTGCAGCAGGTCGGCTTCGACTCGCTGACCCTGGTGCGGCCCGGGCTGATCGGGGGCGAGCGCGACGAGTTCCGCCTGGGCGAGCACGTGGCCACGCTGGTGCTGGGCGCGCTCGGGCCGGTGCTGCCGCGCAAGTGGCGGATCAACCCGGCCGCGCGGATCGCGGCGGTGATGATCGAGGCCGCCGTGGCGGGCAAGCCCGGCGTGGCGTCCATCGAGTCCGGCGCGATCTGA
- a CDS encoding MFS transporter, which translates to MRGTAQEAAAAPVRSREPGWFIFGLMASVTFVGLMSELLPSGVLPQMAEGLGVSDSGVGLLVGVYALASAVCAIPLVRATLPVNRKHLLLTLLGGFAVSNFVVGLSSSYAVILGARLLGGACAGVMWPMIAAYGTRLVPPERHGRVITVIMAGSTLGISLGLPAMTFVGLRFGWRAEFVLMGLVVALIGVLSHLHLPSVPGEPRTRSNSPLALLRNRAILLVILLTFLSVTAHYAVYTYIALLADTVSLAGGIGAALLLFGLGSVLSVVGSASIIDAWLRPLIVAMLALGAIAMLMFLLFARVPGVAHLTFFLWGVSFGPLGAMYQTAIARQADRGRDVATSLQSSVFNFSIMLAAWAGGVLLVKLADGAGVRAIVWLALGCFVIAALVAIGAERALRRAPARPDR; encoded by the coding sequence GTGAGGGGTACCGCACAAGAGGCGGCGGCCGCGCCAGTGCGCAGCCGCGAGCCGGGGTGGTTCATCTTCGGCCTGATGGCCAGCGTCACCTTCGTGGGCCTGATGTCGGAGCTGCTGCCGTCGGGCGTGCTGCCGCAGATGGCCGAGGGTCTGGGCGTTTCCGATTCCGGCGTGGGCCTGCTGGTGGGGGTGTACGCGCTGGCCTCGGCGGTGTGCGCGATCCCGCTCGTGCGCGCCACGCTGCCGGTCAACCGCAAGCACCTTTTGCTCACGCTGCTGGGCGGGTTCGCGGTGTCCAACTTCGTGGTCGGGCTGTCGTCCTCGTATGCGGTGATCCTTGGCGCGCGCCTGCTTGGCGGCGCCTGCGCCGGCGTGATGTGGCCGATGATCGCCGCCTACGGCACGCGCCTGGTGCCACCGGAACGGCACGGCCGGGTGATCACCGTGATCATGGCCGGCAGCACCCTGGGGATCAGCCTGGGCCTGCCGGCGATGACCTTCGTGGGGCTGCGCTTTGGCTGGCGCGCCGAATTCGTGCTGATGGGGCTGGTGGTGGCATTGATCGGCGTCCTCAGCCACCTGCACCTGCCGTCCGTGCCGGGCGAGCCGCGCACCCGCAGCAACTCCCCGCTGGCACTGCTGCGGAACCGCGCCATCCTGCTGGTGATCCTGCTGACCTTCCTGTCGGTGACGGCGCACTACGCCGTGTACACCTACATCGCGCTGCTGGCCGACACGGTGTCGCTGGCGGGCGGCATCGGCGCCGCGCTGCTGCTGTTCGGCCTGGGATCGGTGCTGTCGGTGGTGGGCTCGGCCTCGATCATCGATGCCTGGCTGCGGCCGTTGATCGTGGCCATGCTGGCCCTGGGTGCGATCGCGATGCTGATGTTCCTGCTGTTTGCCCGGGTGCCGGGCGTGGCCCACCTGACCTTCTTCCTGTGGGGCGTGTCCTTCGGGCCGCTGGGCGCGATGTACCAGACCGCCATCGCCCGACAGGCGGACCGCGGCCGTGACGTGGCCACGTCGCTGCAATCAAGCGTGTTCAATTTCTCGATCATGCTGGCCGCCTGGGCCGGCGGCGTATTGCTGGTGAAACTCGCTGACGGGGCGGGCGTGCGCGCCATCGTGTGGCTGGCCCTGGGGTGCTTTGTAATCGCCGCCCTGGTCGCCATCGGGGCCGAGCGGGCGCTGCGAAGGGCGCCCGCCCGGCCCGACCGCTGA
- a CDS encoding YceI family protein translates to MNFNIRTLVLPLSLAAALAAAPTASAADYVQTGGALTFATAYQGETFAGSFPSFRTTMSFDPERPGEARLDVVIPLADVDTGLADRDDTLRGSAFFNVGRFAEARYTAEGFTHLGGDRYSTDGVLELRGVSKPVTLEFTLSSGSRPELAGKARVSRLAFDVGGGSWADLSIIPDEVAVSARVRFAPAD, encoded by the coding sequence ATGAACTTCAATATCCGCACCCTTGTGCTCCCCCTGTCGCTGGCCGCGGCGCTTGCCGCCGCCCCGACCGCATCGGCCGCCGACTACGTGCAGACCGGCGGCGCGCTGACCTTCGCCACGGCTTACCAGGGCGAGACGTTCGCCGGCAGCTTTCCCAGCTTCCGCACCACCATGAGCTTCGATCCCGAACGCCCCGGGGAGGCCCGGCTCGACGTCGTCATCCCGCTGGCCGACGTCGATACCGGCCTGGCCGACCGCGATGACACGCTCCGGGGCAGCGCCTTCTTCAACGTCGGCCGGTTCGCCGAGGCGCGCTACACGGCCGAAGGATTCACCCACCTGGGCGGGGACCGCTACAGCACCGACGGCGTGCTGGAGCTTCGCGGGGTCAGCAAGCCCGTGACCCTGGAGTTCACGCTCTCGTCCGGCAGCCGCCCGGAGCTCGCCGGCAAGGCGCGGGTCAGCCGGCTTGCCTTTGACGTTGGCGGTGGCTCCTGGGCGGACCTGTCGATCATCCCGGACGAGGTGGCCGTGTCGGCGCGGGTGCGGTTCGCTCCGGCGGATTGA
- a CDS encoding MBL fold metallo-hydrolase, whose amino-acid sequence MRVHHLNCISTCPLGGRLMDGRSRPMVARGHLACHCLLVETADGLVMVDTGLGLRDVAHPRTRLSAFFLALLRPEFREEMTAVRQVERLGFQASDVRHILLSHLDFDHAGGLDDFPRATVHMLGIEREHAEAQRSWLDRQRFRPQQWGSRERWRTYRRSGGEAWMGFDGVCALDGVAPELLLVPLPGHTHGHAGIAVDTGSGWKLLAADAYFHEHEMNLAPRCPPGLRFYQWMMELDRDARLRNQERLRALRAGDAGVTVFCSHDIAEFERLSGRAAQLPAEAFVS is encoded by the coding sequence ATGCGCGTGCACCACCTCAACTGCATTTCCACCTGTCCCCTGGGGGGCCGGCTGATGGATGGCCGCTCCCGGCCGATGGTCGCGCGCGGCCACCTCGCCTGCCACTGCCTGCTGGTCGAGACCGCGGACGGCCTGGTGATGGTGGACACGGGGCTGGGCCTGCGTGACGTGGCGCATCCGCGCACGCGCCTGAGTGCGTTCTTCCTGGCGCTGCTGCGACCCGAGTTCCGCGAGGAAATGACCGCGGTGCGCCAGGTCGAGCGGCTCGGGTTCCAGGCGTCCGACGTGCGCCACATCCTGCTCTCGCACCTGGACTTCGACCACGCCGGGGGCCTGGACGACTTTCCCCGGGCCACCGTGCACATGCTCGGCATCGAGCGCGAGCATGCCGAGGCCCAGCGCAGCTGGCTGGACCGGCAGCGGTTCCGGCCGCAGCAATGGGGCTCGCGGGAGCGCTGGCGCACCTATCGGCGCAGCGGCGGCGAGGCGTGGATGGGGTTTGACGGGGTGTGCGCGCTCGACGGCGTGGCACCGGAACTGCTGCTGGTGCCGCTGCCAGGCCATACCCACGGCCACGCCGGCATCGCCGTCGACACCGGCTCGGGCTGGAAACTGCTGGCCGCGGACGCCTATTTCCACGAGCACGAGATGAACCTGGCGCCGCGCTGCCCACCGGGCCTGCGCTTCTACCAGTGGATGATGGAGCTCGACCGCGATGCGCGGCTGCGCAACCAGGAGCGCCTGCGCGCGCTGCGGGCGGGCGACGCGGGCGTCACCGTGTTCTGCTCACATGACATCGCCGAGTTCGAGCGCCTCAGCGGACGGGCCGCACAGCTGCCGGCGGAGGCCTTCGTCAGCTAG